A window from Candidatus Scalindua japonica encodes these proteins:
- the rpmF gene encoding 50S ribosomal protein L32, producing the protein MAVPKRRQSSSRSGKRRAHDALKPPNVPRSEFARSTSGSRSKKYICPHCKQIKRPHTVCHNCGYYRGQQVIAVERA; encoded by the coding sequence ATGGCAGTTCCAAAAAGAAGGCAATCCAGTTCCAGGTCAGGTAAGAGACGTGCACATGATGCGTTGAAACCGCCAAACGTTCCACGCTCTGAGTTTGCGAGGAGTACATCAGGTAGTAGGTCAAAGAAGTATATTTGTCCTCATTGTAAACAAATAAAAAGACCACATACGGTTTGTCATAATTGTGGTTATTATCGTGGCCAACAAGTTATTGCTGTAGAGAGAGCGTAG